The Dokdonia sp. 4H-3-7-5 genomic interval AGACGAAGTACGCAGATTATTACATCAATAAATTATAATAGTATAATACTAGTAGCAAGGGCACAGACTTCTTATTTTTGTTTGCGCCCTCAGCTTTTTACATGAAAATACTAGACCGATATATTCTTTTTACGTTCGTAAGAACATTCCTGAGCATCTTCACTATTTTGATGTTCATTTTTGTTTTACAAAGTGTCTGGTTATATATACAAGAACTAGCAGGTAGAGACCTTGACTTTGATGTCATTATAAAGTTCTTACTTTTTGCAATGCCCAGTCTGGTAACGCTAGTACTTCCACTCTCAGTTCTTCTTACAAGTATCATGACCTTCGGTAACTTTGCCGAAAACTATGAGTTTGCAGCAATGAAATCTACGGGTATCTCGCTACAACGCGCGATGAAAAGTGTGATTTACTTTGTGATTTTTCTTGCGATAGGTTCTTTCTTATTTGCAAATCATATAATCCCAGCTTCGCAAATTGAATTTAGAAATTTACGCAGAAATATTGGTAAACTTAAACCTGCAATGCTCATACGCAGCGGGCAGTTTAATGAGATTACTGAAGATTTTAATATGCGTGTGGCTAAGAAATATGGCGATAGAGATCAATACCTCAGAGATATTGTAATTCATCAAGCCGAAAAAGGTAGAATGGGTAACTATACTGTTATTATAGCCTCTGAAGGCGAACTAATAAGTTCTATAGACTCCCCTACACTTTCCTTAAAACTTACGGACGGTAATTACTATACCGAAGTTCAAAAGAAAGATTATAAGGAGCGTAAGAAAGAACCGTTTGCAAAAAGTTATTTTGAAACATACACCCTCAATATTGACTTGAGCGAACTAGATGCTGTTGACCTTGACGATAAGGATATCAATAACAGCTACCAGATGATGAATATCGTTTTATTAGACTCTAGCATCACAGAGCTATCAAAGCGTTACGTAGAAGACAGAACCACATTTAGTGATAAGTACATACACAAAGCAAACTTAACATCCCTAGACTCACTTTATTCTGGAGTTCCTGCTCAAGATATAGAGATTAAAGACACGCTTCTAGATAATTACGAGGTAAGAGACCGTGTGCGTATACTAGAAATTGCAAAGTCTAATTTAAATAATACCGTCGCAGATCTTGAGAATCGAAAGAACAAACTCAAAGTAGATGTAAAACGCCTAAGTAAATTTGAAATCTCACTACACGAAAAGTACGTACTAGGGTTTAGCTGTATTCTACTATTCTTTGTGGGCGCTCCACTAGGTGCAATTATTCGTAAAGGAGGATTAGGTCTTCCTATTGTAATAGGTGTTGTAGTATTCCTTACCTTTCATTTTATAGGAATTTTTGCAAAAAATAGTGCAGAAAACAACTCTATAAGTCCCTTCGTTGCTAGTTGGCTTAGTACTTTTATACTATTACCGCTAGGTATTTACCTTACCTATCGAGCTACTACTGATCAAGGAATATTTGATGTAGATATTGTTCCTAAGCCTATAAAGAGATTATTTGCTAAAAAGAAAAAAAAACTTATCATTCCTCCTACGGTAGATAAATCATACGTGCTCACTGAAGATGAGATTAAATTATTAGACTCCTTTTCTTCTAACCAACTTAAGGACGTAGTAAAAAACCACAAAGATCTTGGGTACTCTAACGATATACGTTTAGCCGCCATAGACAGACTTGACCAATTAGGCATCACCATAGAAAACCTAAGAGTCCAAGGATATTATCGAGACTGCAAATAACTTTTTGCGCTTAAAACTTATACACAAAACAAAGGTGTTCCCGTATCTTTGTACAAAATATTACCTATGCAAAAGACAGCATCTACAAGCATCCAACTACATACTATTGAAGAAGCCATTGAAGATATTAAAAATGGAAAAGTAATCATTGTAGTAGATGATGAGGATCGTGAGAATGAAGGAGATTTTCTGGCTGCTGCAGAAGCAGTAACACCAGAAATGATCAATTTTATGGCTACTCATGGTCGTGGTCTTATATGCACACCTATTACAGAAGATCGTTGTGAAGAGTTACATCTCAACATGATGGTAACGAGTAATACAGATCCTATGGAGACCGCTTTTACTGTTTCTGTAGATCTTAAGGGTAATGGAGTTACTACTGGAATATCTGCCTCAGATAGATCAAAGACAGTGCAGGCTCTAATAAACCCGAATACAAAACCTTACGATTTAAGTAGACCAGGACATATCTTCCCGCTTAAAGCGAAAGAAGGAGGTGTATTACGTCGTACTGGACACACAGAAGCTGCTATAGATTTTGCAAGGCTTGCTGGTTTTAAACCAGCTGGTGTGATTGTAGAGATCATGAATGCAGACGGGACGATGGCTAGATTGCCACAGCTTCTAGAGGTGGCCAAAACTTTTGACCTAAAGATAGTTTCAATTGAAGACCTCGTGGCTTATCGTATGAATCACGATAGCCTTATTGATAAAAAAGAGGACTTTGAGATTAAAACACGTTTTGGAGATTTTAGACTTCGTGCGTATGAGCAAACTACAAATGATACGGTTCACATAGCACTTACTAAAGGTGGCTGGGAAGATGATGAGCCCGTACTTGTACGTGTAAACTCAACTCAAATTAATAATGACTTACTAGGCACGCTTACAAACAATCCAGATGCAAAACTAGATGATATGTTTCGCGCAGTTAATGAAGCTGGAAAAGGAGCTATTGTTTTTATTAACCAAGAGAATGCAAGTGCAAATCTTTTAGGAAGATTAAGCGAACTAAAAACGTTACAGAAAGAAGGAGAGATGAAAGCTCCTAATGTAGTAATGGACTCAAAAGATTTTGGCATAGGTGCACAAATCTTACATGATCTGCGCATATCCAAGGTAAAACTAATGACTAATAGTGAAGGTCTTAAACGTATAGGCATCGTAGGCTACGGTCTAGAGATTGTAGAGCGTGTAGGGTATTAAACACTCATACATCATAAATTAAAAAGCCATCTCATTATAAGATGGCTTTTTTTTTAAATCTAAATACGCTTTCGCGAAAGCTTAAAAAACAAAATCCCAAATTTCAATAGCTTATGAAATTTGGGATTCTTTATATATAGTGTCAAATTGCTTGACTTGTGCGCACAAAAAATGGCAAGCTACCTACATCACACCGCTACGACCATCTACCCTTGCTGCGTTCCCACCCTGGGGGATTCGACAGGAGCTGGTTGTGTAGGACTTGCCGCTGCAAAGATATAGCTTCTTTGAGAAGTCGCAAGGTTTTTTTGCCCGATTTTTTGTTTTAAATTGCCTTAAAATTCAACATCACATGACAGCATACGCTAAGCACCTCATTCTATTACTTTTACCACTTCTTATCATAGGCTGTGGTGATAAAGGATCACTAGATGGAAACTTCACAATCGAGACTAGTGCCATTAAAAGTTCTATAAAAAACGGTGGAAAGATTGCTATTTCGCTTAAAGCGAAAAAAAATATAACAATAGACTCTGTCGTTTATGATCTTGATGGAAAGCGCTTGGGTAGTACTAATGGCACAGGTAAATACACCACTACGCTTACTTCGCCAAAATTAGGTGGCAGAACCTTAACCGCAACTATCTCTACTCCAGATGGAACGACAACTGCTACTCAAAAAATAAATATACTGCACACTAAAGCTCCTAAAGTATATGGTTATAAAATCATAAATAGATACCCACATCAAACAGATGCCTACACACAAGGACTAGAATTTGTAGGAGATACACTTTATGAAAGTAATGGCAGCTACGGAGAATCTACACTGCGCAAACTTGACTATAAAACTGGCGAAGTACTTAAAGAAGTAAAGCTAGACAACTCTTATTTTGCAGAAGGCATGACGATCATAGGAGACAATATCTACCAACTCACATGGCAGAAAAATACAGGCTTTATTTACAACAAAGATACCTTTGAAAAAACAGGCACATTTGCTTACAATCAAAGTAAAGAAGGCTGGGGACTTACTAATGATAGAAACGTTATTTATAAGTCTGACGGAACTAGTAAAATCTGGACGCTAGACCCTTCTAATCTTTCAGAGCAATCTTATATAGAGCCTACAGACAATTCTAAAGTAACGAGTAGACTTAATGAACTTGAGTGGGTAAATGGCAAAATTTATGCAAATAATTATCAAGTGGATTTAATTTCAATTATAAATCCTATATCTGGAGCTATTGAAGGACTTATAGATTTACGAGAACTTAAAAAAGAAGTACAATCAGGGCTTGACCCTGATAATGAAGTTCTCAATGGAATCGCTTATAAAGCAAATGAGGGTCGTCTTTTTGTTACTGGAAAACACTGGAACACCTTATTTGAAATAGAGATTGTAGAAAAATAGTCTGTTTACTCACCGTAACCGCGCGTTTACTCATTATGACTATTGGCAAGATGCTTGATTAACTAGATTTACATCAGTTAATCAAGACATTATGAAAAAGCCTATCGCCATTACAATCCCAAAGCCATGTCATGAAGACTGGACTAAAATGACTCCTACCCAGCAAGGAAAACACTGCGCTGTATGTAGTAAAGAGGTCATTGATTTTACAGCACACACTACAACACAATTACGTGATCATATAGTGAGTGGAGATTCGATTTGTGGTCGTTTTAGAAAAGACCAGCTAGGTACACCCCTATCTTTATCGCATCATAAAGGCCGTAGTTTTGCGCAATATGCAGCTTCTTTGTTAGTGCCTATCGCTACACTTTCGGCTGGAGATGCGGCATCTCAAACCACAGAAGAGGTATTTATCACTGGAGACATAGCACCCGTTGAATTACCAATTAATGCATATGATAGTTCAGGAATTGGTTCGCTTTCGCGAAAGCATAAAACTCCACAAAAACTAGTAACCATAAAAGGCACTGTTACTGATATGGTTGGCCCGCTTCCTGGAGTGAACATAACCGTTCATGGAACTTCAAGAGCTTATCAAACAGATTTTGAAGGAAATTATAGTCTCAAAGTGTATCCTGGAGAAACGATTAAGTATAGCTTCTTAGGTTACGAACCACATACAATACTCGTAGGCTCACAACTTGAAATAAATGTGAATTTTAAAGATGAGGATCAAAACATTCTTTTAGGAGAAGTTCTCATACTCGATTACAAACAAATTAAGAAAGAAGAGAGAAGAGAAAAAAGGCGTCTCAAGAAAGAAAAAGGACACTAAAAACACTACACTTAATGCTTTATATTTGTTACAAACTACATTCACATGCGCAGTATATACCTACTCATCGTCCTTGCTGGAATTATAACCTTTAGCTCTTGTCGTAATGATTTTGAAACGACAGCAAGCACGGGTAATCTTGAGTTCTCTAGAGATACTATTTTTTTAGATACTGTTTTTACAAACATAGGGTCGAGCACCTATAATCTTAAAGTATATAACCGCAGTGACGAGGATATTTCAATTCCTAGTGTGCGCTTAGGACTAGGTGAATCTTCAAACTATAGACTCAACGTAGATGGAGTGCCTGGTAGAACTTTTGAAAATGTAGAGATTCTTGCAAATGATAGCATCTTTGTTTTTGTAGAAACTACGCTGGATATAAATAGTGTAGGCGATGGCTCTAATGAGTTTTTATATACAGATATTATCGAGTTTAATAGCACAGGAACAACGCAACAAGTAGATCTTGTAACCTTGGTTAAAGATGCTATATTTCTTTTTCCAGAACGTGATGGAGCTACTGGAATAGTAGAAACACTTACGGTAAATAATGTAGAAACTTCACTAGAAGGACGCTATCTCATGGATGATGAGCTTACTTTTACAAATGATAAGCCGTATGTAATTTATGGATATATGGCTGTAGGAGATCCTAATGGAATTGACGCTAAAACGCTCAACATAGAAGCTGGCGCACGCATTCACTTCCATGCAGATAGCGGCTTACTCATTGCAGATAATGCATCGCTACAAGTAAACGGATTATTAAGCACAGATAGCGTACTTCTTGAAAATGAAGTGATTTTTGAAAGCGATAGACTTGAGACTGTTTTTTCTAATGTTCCAGGACAGTGGGGAACTATATTACTTACGGATGGAAGTATTAATAACAGCATCAATCATGCGACTATTAAAAATGCCACGGTAGGAATTCTTAATGAATCTAGCGCTAACAACTCAGCTACCCCAGGTTTGACACTTAGCAACACTCAGATTTACAATGCATCTGCTGTGGGGTTACTCAATAGATTTTCGGCAGTGGAAGCTTCTAATACTGTGATTAATAACTGTGGCCAGTTTGCTATGCTTATACAATTAGGCGGTAGCTACAATTTCACGCATAGCACCTTTGCGAATTACTGGACGCAGAGTTTCAGAAATACACCCGCAGTATTTATAGACAATACCCTTCTAAGTGGAGACACTCTTTTAGTAGGCGAACTTGCTCAAGCTAATTTTACAAATTGTATTATATACGGTAATCAGGATGAGGAGCTAGGTTTTAATAAAGATGACAGCGCTCCGTTTAACTTCAAGTTTACAAATACTCAGATTCGTTTTGATGATGATTTTGGAGATTTTAATGAAAATCCGTTATTTGATTTTACAAACGTAAGTTTCTATCAAGACATTATAAGAGGTGGAGATCCAGATTTCTTTGAGCCAACAGAAAACATGCTCCAAATAGGAGAAAACACAGCAAGCAACGGCCTCGGACTTCAAAGTGCTTCAAACCAATTCCCGTTAGATATTATAGGCACGAGCCGCACAAGTAATTCAGACTTTGGGGCGTATGAAAGTGTTGTGTTTCCTGAATAATCTTAAAAGATCAAATAATGAAAAGAACAACTTTATTACTTGCCCTAATTTGCGCAGTCATGTCTACATCTGCTCAAAGTGAACAGTTTGATATAAAAGCTTATGGAGAATTCATAGCAAATGGATATGACTTTTTTGTAGATAATAATGAACCATACCCGATAAGCATCAAAATAAATTTTGACCTTACTAATTTAAAAAGTAAAGATAAAAACGGTACTGTTTATGTTATTCCAGCTCACTCAAAAAGACAGCTCACTAATTCACTAGCCATAATAAATAAAGTAAAAGCCTATAAATACTCTTACAAAACCTTTTTTAATAAAGGTAATCACCATAAAACGTTATATGATGAAAATCACATATATGACCTACCATTTAAAAAAGGTGAGGAGTATCTTTTATTTCAAGGTTACAATGGGAAGCAAACGCATCAAAATGAGAATTCATTAGACTTTAGCATGCCCATGGGGACGTCTATCACTGCGGCGAGAGGAGGCATTGTTACTACGGTCATAGTAAATAACAATAAAACGTGTTTTAAGCCAGAATGCAAACAGTTCAATAACAAAATAACCATCTATCACGATGATGGCACATTTGCAGATTATGCACACCTAAAATTTAAAGGATCTACTCTCAAGAAAGGCACTGTAGTAAAACAAGGAGAATTAATAGGATACAGTGGTAATGTAGGCTATAGCGATGGACCACATCTACACTTTGTAGTTTATAGGCAAGAGATACAAGATAGACATACCATCAAAACTAAATTTAAAATTGATTCAGGTGACACAGTGCAATTTCTAAAAGAAAAAGAAAATTATAAGAAAGGTTATTAAAAGAATTTTACAAGCTCAACCCTATCAGAAACGCACCATCATTACCTCCTAGCGCTCCTTGACCATACACATAGTCAAAACGCAATAGCCTAAATTTACCCCAACCTACATTTCCTATTCCTACGGTGAACTCTCTGTAGAATGGACTTTCATTTGTGCTAAGTACGTGAGCTCCTGCTATAAGATTGAAGTTTAGTTTATTTACAAGTGGAATCTTCCCTAGTATCCACCCTTTAAAATTATGCTCGGCATGTCCTTCTACATACCCTTGGTTTGTACTACGTTCATAATAAGGTAAGACATTAAATCGATTGAGGCGTGATGGCTCAAAAAAGAGCGAGCGATTACCATTAAAATGCTGTCTATCTATAAAGCTCACACCTTTTGCGGTGCCTAAGAAGGTCCCAGCGCGCACATCATAAGACATTCTACCCTTATTACTCACATTAAACTCTTGTTGAGCGACAACGCGTAGTTGGTCAAAGTTATAATCTGCTATAGAAGCTCCAAAACCTTTTTCATACACTAAGGTAAGTGATGGATATTTTTCTGAGGTAACATTAAATTTCCCGCTAGGATAACTGTAGTATTTCTGACCAAAATTTGCCGTGGCACTTATAAACAACTTCCCTAAAGAGTGCGCTTCAAAAGCTCCATTCTCAGTATCAAAAGAATTGAGCGGATTATTACTAGTATACTCACGATCCTCTTTTGGGAAGAATGTTTGGTCTGTAGTGTTGAAAACAGGATTACGCTGCTCGTAAGCAATAATGGCGTTTGCTCGCAAGCCATTCACTATTTCTTGTCCATAGTATAGTTGTGCAAATTCCTTTTCGTAATATTTTGCAAAGTTCTTTTCCTGAGTTAATGTGAGATATGAATTTATAATAGGGCGTATAGGGTCTGCATTATTCACTTGTAAAATATCAACTCCTCCCGTAGCACTTATAGTGGCTCTATTAGTACGATTAAAACGTCTAGTAAATCCTAATGTATAACGCAAACGATCTTCTGAAAATCCATAGTTCGCTTTCGCGAAAGCGGAAAGAGATTTACTATAATCTTCATCACTCCAACTAGAATAAGTTGCCTGCATGGTTCCGTTCCAACCTTGAACAGTATTAAACTGAATATTCTGGATAGGTGGCGTGATTCCAAATCGCCATTTATTATAAGTATCTGTATAAGAATATCCAAAGATGGGTGAAGTAATCTTAAATCGATTGCCTCGGTCATCTATAGAATCTAGATACTTCTTTGATTTTCTTATAACCTGTATGCTATCTTTCTTTACATAATCATTTATTTCAAGTGACGTTAAAGGCACGGGACGACTGCGCTCCCAGAACACACTATCTTTTTTATTTGCCTGATCTGCAAAAGACAAAATCTCTGCCGAAAAAGAGCCCTTCGTAAACTGAGGAGCAAACTCATAATCAGAATAAGCTGCTGTAAATCTACCATCACCTTTAAGTCCTAAAAAACCAAAGCTAAAGTCTATGACTTGTGATATTTTTACCCACTGACTAAGTGAGGATTCATATTTAAAATTCTGCTTAAAGTTGAGATTTTCAATAAATGGCACTTGAATCGCACTACCATCCGTTTGTAAATCTACGCCATAAAGTTGCCATGAATCTTCTACAATATAGATGGTTCCAGTAAATACCCGGTCGTTTTCTCTACGTGGTGTTACCGTTATTTTATTGATGAGTTGGTCGTTTTCAAAAAACGTTCCTTCAAGATTATACTTGTAGTAAGAGAATGCATTACTAGCGATAGGAGAAATGATCTGCGTATTGAGATCTAGGGTATTTTCATAAAAAGAGAAGTTTGCATCGCTCGCAGTATTAAAGCTAAAACCGTTATCATCTCCACTTACTTTACTCGCTACAATTACCTCGCTAAAATTATCTGGACGCTGATATTTAATATTTGAAATAGTCTCACTTAAATATATTATACCTGTTCGTGTAGAGTCCAGACCACCGCCTAAATCTCCTACTTCTTGCCCTAAAATTTTATCTGGTGCATCTTTTACCTGCCACAGACCTCTAGAGTAAAAGGAGGCCGTATACGCTCCTATCTTCTGTAAATTCTTTTTTCTTGAGGCTACTGCTCCTTGTATAATGCGATCTGCGGGATTTATACCACCTTGCACGATTACTTCATCTAGGGATGTAGAAGATTCTTCCATTACAACAGAAACTGTCATTTCTTCAGAATTTACCTCCACTTCCTTTATAACCGTTGCATAGCCTAGAAACTGAAAGCTGACATTTAATGTTTCTCCTTGATCTATTACCAGTAATTCTAGAGCGTATTGCCCATCACCATTTGTGGTAGTACCTCGGTTAGTATTTTCTATAAACACATTTACAAATGGAAGCGCCTCACCTTCTTTACTTACTACAGTACCTGTAATCTGTGCAGCTGTAACAAAGTAAAAGAGTAGTATAATAACTAATGTAAAGTATGTGCGCATGTAATTGTCTTAGAAAATGAAAAATTATGAATTACTAAAGATAAGATACTGAGCACAAAGCCATATACGAATCTGGTCTTCATTATCTTTCTTAAGTAATGCTGTGATGTTTGGGTGGTCCACCAGCTCGTTAAAAAATCGCTTAACCTCGGTATCGTCTATCTCAAACCTATCTTTTACAAAATAGGCATGATATTCATATAGACTTTCATAAACGGCGATTTTCTTATCTATTTCTACATAACGTTTAAGCCTTTTAGTACGGCCAGTAATAGCATTAATTATAGGGTCTACTTGTAGACTGCCACCTAATAAACTAAGTAGATGAATAGGTTTAAAATCTCCTGCTGTATGTAACCTACGTTCATTTGCAGTTGGAATTTTTTGTTCTCCCTGTATAATACCTACGCTCTGTACTGTTATATCTGGCTGTTCTTTTATAATCACTTCATCTAGCTCATTTCTTTGTACTTCTAATGAAATAGATAACAAAGGTTCATTTGCAAGCTGCTTGTGTATGATAACAAATTTCTCTTTGGCCGAAACATGGGATACAAGTAATACATCACCCACATCTACTTGTAGCCAGAATATTCCGTTATTATCTGTAGTGGTACTCCCCTGTGAGTTGAGATTAGTCACGTGAGCAGACTCTAGAATTTTATCTTCAAGAGTAACCTGTCCTTGCATAGACATAGGAAACTGTGCAACAACTTGGAAGGTGATAAATAATAAAAGTAGAAGTAATCTTAAACGCATAGAGAATAGTACTCTATAAAAGACGTTATAAAATTATAAATAGTTGCCTAACATAATGTTAAACTGAGAAAATGAGTTTTAATTATTAAAAGACTTCTTGATGCGATCTAAGTTTTTCTTGTTATCTCGATCTTTTATAGTTTCTCGTTTGTCGTAGGTTTTCTTTCCTTTTGCAAGTGCAATTTCAAGCTTTGCAAATCCTTTCTCGTTTGTAAATAAACGTAGTGGTACAATAGTAAGACCTGATTTATTTACCTCACGTTCCCATTTTTTGAGTTCGCGTTTATTAAGTAATAACTTACGTTGATTTTTAGGCTGGTGATTAAAATAGGTAGCATGAGAATATTCTTGCACCGTCATATTAATCACAAACATTTCTCCATGATCATTAAACTCACAAAAACTCTCTGCGATGGAGGCTTTACCTTCTCGTATTGCTTTAATCTCTGTACCCGCAAGTACGATTCCAGCAACGAGCTTATCGAGTAATTCATACTCAAAGCGCGCCCTTCTATTCTTTATGTTAACCGTATTTGACATTATAACAAATGTACAAAGTTGAAAAGAAATCTAACCTGAAATTAATCTTCAAATCAAAAAAATCATCTCTTGACTCCTAGTCTTATTTTTAACAACAAAGAGATTGTATTTTTGTAGCCTTAACACAAGCCATTGTAAGAAGTAATTATTTCTAACGACCACACCACTCAGAAAACCCTTTATATGTTTCGATTTCTTTCGGCGATTATTTTATTATTCATTATCACAAGTTGTTCTCAAAAAACACCTACTGCACAAGAGATTGTAGATAAGGCCATAGCAGCTTCTGGAGGTGCTCAAATTGAACATGCTAGTATTCATTTCAAGTTTAGAAATTTCTACTATAGAGCCACTCGCAATGAAGGTTTACGCACCTTAGAACGTTGTACGGATGCTGAATGTCAGGTACAACAAGACGTTATTAAAGATAATGGAGAATTTGTACGCTTTCGCGAAAGCGCACCTATCCCAGTAGCAGATAGCATGAAAAATCGTTATGCAAATAGCGTTAACTCTGTTCATTACTTTTCTGTACTTCCATATGGGTTAAATGATCCAGCAGTAAGAAAAAATCTAGTGGATGAAGTTACCGTAAAAGGCGAGTCTTATTACCGTATTAAAGTAGCATTTGCAAAAGAAGGTGGTGGTGAGGATTTTCAAGATGAGTACATGTACTGGATTCATAAAGAAAATTACAACGTAAATTATCTTGCCTATAACTATCAAACTTCTGAAGGTGGCACGCGTTTTAGAGAAGCTTACAATGAACGTATCATAGAAGGAATACGCTTTGTAGATTATCGCAATTACAAACCTGAAGAGCAATTTCCTGCGCTTACCACGCTTGATAATCTCTTTGAAAACAACAAGCTCAATCTTTTAAGTAAGATTGAGCTTGAGAATATCACTGTAACTATCTGTCCTGATAATTGCTAGTCTACTACCGTTGAAATATTTTTTCTATCGATTATCTCTCCCGTTTCATCATTTACAACAAGTTGTACGTGGTAAAGATGGAAATACTCAGACTCATCAATATCTTTAAAAGAGTTTTCACCTAATGCAGCATTTGCAAAATTAGGAGTGGTATTGCTATGACCTACCACTACGATATTTTTACCTGCAGTATCCATTTTAAAATCTTCTGAATATAAATCTGCTGGGTTATAGGATTGTATCTCAACATTATTTGCCATAGCAGTAGGTGCTGCAGTGCGCATTGTACGTATATAGTCTGTTGAGTACACAGCATCAATATCCTTATCTGTAAAATAAGCCTTCCATCGCTCTGCTCTTTCTTCTCCTTCTTTTGTCAGGTCTGGATTACGATTACTAGGATCACTCAAATCTTTTTCTGCATGACGAATAAAGTAATAATTTGTTGTAATCGTATTAGAAGGTGATTCCTTCTTTTTCTGACCGTCACAGCTTATGGTTGTTGCAGTAACAACAAAGAGAAATAATAGAATGCGCATCATAATAATTTATTTTAAACTCAAAGATACATTTTTGTAAGGTCTCTTATAACCAACCGACATATATAGTGTCTTTCTACTTAGTTTAAGTAGCATAGACAAAATCTGCTATGAAAAAGCAAAATCCGCTTCCATAATTGGGAGCGGATTTTGTGGTTTATAGGTATTGCAAGACGTTGAGTTATGCGCAAAAAAAACACAACTTACGTTGTGTTTTTTTTCATTTACTCTACATAGAGAAATACTGTACTAGCGCGTAAGAAGTTATTAAGAATGTGGAGAATATTACATATACCCCTAAAATTAAATTTCTTTCTTGCCTAGGATTCTGTAACTGTGTTGTGTGTACTTGAGTTTTCATAATGTCGATTTTTAAAGATTGATTGATACTATAAAGACGACACTATGCTCAAAATGTTACAATTATGAATCTGATGTCTCTTCAGCCTCTTCAGTTTCGGTTGTTTCTTCCTCCTCTACTTTCTGGCTTTCTGTGATTGCCATTCTGAGTTTACGTAACTTAGATTTCCACATATTTAAATCTTCCTTATGGCGTGCAATATTCTTGTGAACCTCTGCAACCATAGGGTTATCATCTGCTACATGCTGGAAAAAGCCTAGATTATTCTCTAGCTGATTAATCTCTGCTTTTACCTCATCTATCTTCTTACGAATAAAGAAACGTTCTCTCTCAATAGCTCTTTCATCATCACTATCAACCATAACACTCATACGGTTCTCGTATTTGATAAGCTCTGCTTCTTTTTTATCTATATCAAGTTGCTTGAAAAGACCGTCGAGAACTTTATTAAAGTCCTGATCGATATTTTTCTTTGCATAAGGAACACGGCCTATAGCTTTCCACTCTTCTATAAAAG includes:
- a CDS encoding glutaminyl-peptide cyclotransferase, with translation MTAYAKHLILLLLPLLIIGCGDKGSLDGNFTIETSAIKSSIKNGGKIAISLKAKKNITIDSVVYDLDGKRLGSTNGTGKYTTTLTSPKLGGRTLTATISTPDGTTTATQKINILHTKAPKVYGYKIINRYPHQTDAYTQGLEFVGDTLYESNGSYGESTLRKLDYKTGEVLKEVKLDNSYFAEGMTIIGDNIYQLTWQKNTGFIYNKDTFEKTGTFAYNQSKEGWGLTNDRNVIYKSDGTSKIWTLDPSNLSEQSYIEPTDNSKVTSRLNELEWVNGKIYANNYQVDLISIINPISGAIEGLIDLRELKKEVQSGLDPDNEVLNGIAYKANEGRLFVTGKHWNTLFEIEIVEK
- a CDS encoding M23 family metallopeptidase, yielding MKRTTLLLALICAVMSTSAQSEQFDIKAYGEFIANGYDFFVDNNEPYPISIKINFDLTNLKSKDKNGTVYVIPAHSKRQLTNSLAIINKVKAYKYSYKTFFNKGNHHKTLYDENHIYDLPFKKGEEYLLFQGYNGKQTHQNENSLDFSMPMGTSITAARGGIVTTVIVNNNKTCFKPECKQFNNKITIYHDDGTFADYAHLKFKGSTLKKGTVVKQGELIGYSGNVGYSDGPHLHFVVYRQEIQDRHTIKTKFKIDSGDTVQFLKEKENYKKGY
- the ribB gene encoding 3,4-dihydroxy-2-butanone-4-phosphate synthase, which translates into the protein MQKTASTSIQLHTIEEAIEDIKNGKVIIVVDDEDRENEGDFLAAAEAVTPEMINFMATHGRGLICTPITEDRCEELHLNMMVTSNTDPMETAFTVSVDLKGNGVTTGISASDRSKTVQALINPNTKPYDLSRPGHIFPLKAKEGGVLRRTGHTEAAIDFARLAGFKPAGVIVEIMNADGTMARLPQLLEVAKTFDLKIVSIEDLVAYRMNHDSLIDKKEDFEIKTRFGDFRLRAYEQTTNDTVHIALTKGGWEDDEPVLVRVNSTQINNDLLGTLTNNPDAKLDDMFRAVNEAGKGAIVFINQENASANLLGRLSELKTLQKEGEMKAPNVVMDSKDFGIGAQILHDLRISKVKLMTNSEGLKRIGIVGYGLEIVERVGY
- a CDS encoding carboxypeptidase-like regulatory domain-containing protein, giving the protein MKKPIAITIPKPCHEDWTKMTPTQQGKHCAVCSKEVIDFTAHTTTQLRDHIVSGDSICGRFRKDQLGTPLSLSHHKGRSFAQYAASLLVPIATLSAGDAASQTTEEVFITGDIAPVELPINAYDSSGIGSLSRKHKTPQKLVTIKGTVTDMVGPLPGVNITVHGTSRAYQTDFEGNYSLKVYPGETIKYSFLGYEPHTILVGSQLEINVNFKDEDQNILLGEVLILDYKQIKKEERREKRRLKKEKGH
- a CDS encoding LptF/LptG family permease yields the protein MKILDRYILFTFVRTFLSIFTILMFIFVLQSVWLYIQELAGRDLDFDVIIKFLLFAMPSLVTLVLPLSVLLTSIMTFGNFAENYEFAAMKSTGISLQRAMKSVIYFVIFLAIGSFLFANHIIPASQIEFRNLRRNIGKLKPAMLIRSGQFNEITEDFNMRVAKKYGDRDQYLRDIVIHQAEKGRMGNYTVIIASEGELISSIDSPTLSLKLTDGNYYTEVQKKDYKERKKEPFAKSYFETYTLNIDLSELDAVDLDDKDINNSYQMMNIVLLDSSITELSKRYVEDRTTFSDKYIHKANLTSLDSLYSGVPAQDIEIKDTLLDNYEVRDRVRILEIAKSNLNNTVADLENRKNKLKVDVKRLSKFEISLHEKYVLGFSCILLFFVGAPLGAIIRKGGLGLPIVIGVVVFLTFHFIGIFAKNSAENNSISPFVASWLSTFILLPLGIYLTYRATTDQGIFDVDIVPKPIKRLFAKKKKKLIIPPTVDKSYVLTEDEIKLLDSFSSNQLKDVVKNHKDLGYSNDIRLAAIDRLDQLGITIENLRVQGYYRDCK